The Streptomyces sp. R28 region GGCGAGGCTGGTTTCGGCCTGGTCGCGGTTCTCGGAGGCGTGGAGGTGGACGGGGAGGCCGTGCTCGCGGGCGAGTTCGGCGGTGGCGGCCAGGTCGGCGTCGTCGACGGTGTAGGGGGCGTGCGGGGCGAGGGCGGTGGTGATACGGCCGTCGGCGCCGCCGCGCTGCCGCAGCGCGAACTCCAGCGACCTCTCCCGGCCTTGCGGACCCTGGGAGGAGAAGTAGGCCTCGCCGAGGTGGGCTCGGATCCCGCACTCGGTCACGACGGCGGCGACGGCGTCCATCGAGAAGTAGTGGTCGGCGAAGCAGGTGACGCCGCCGCGGATCATCTCGGCGCAGGCGAGCCGCGCCCCCAACTCCACGTCCCGCTCGGTGAGGTTGGACTCGACGGGCCAGACGACGTCGTTGAACCACTCCTCGGTGGGCAGGTCCTCGGCGACACCGCGCAGGGCGACCATCGGGGCGTGGGTGTGGCAGTTGACGAGGCCCGGGAGGGCGACCTGGCCGGGCGCGTCGAGGCGCTCGACGGCGGGTCGGTCACGCACGGCGTCGGCGGTCGTGACAGCCTCGACGACTCCGCCTCGTACGACGATCGCGGCGTCCTCCTCGAACCCGATCCGCTCCTGATCGTCGTGCACGAGGACGGTGCAGCCGGTGATGACGAGGTCGGCGGGAGCTTCTGCGGGAGAAGGCGTCATCACGCCAACGTACGACGCGGTCGTCGGGTCGCGTGAGATGAACCGCGCATCCGGTCACGGGGCTGTCGCACGGACCTGACGCACGGGCACGCTGGCCTCACCACGGCCCACGGCGACGGCTTGACGGCCCACGGCTTCTGGAAGGAGCCCGGCATGCTCCTCGGCACCTGGAACCTGGAGAACCTCTACCGGCCCGGCGGCGCGTTCGGCCCCAAGGACAAGGCCACGTACGAGACGAAGCTCGCCGCGCTGGCCGCGACCGTCACGGAGCTCGACCCGGCGCTGCTCGCCGTACAGGAGGTCGGGGAGCCGGATGCCCTGCGGGACCTGGTCGGGATGCTGGCGGGCGACTGGCACGTGGCGCTCTCCGAGCACGCGGACGGGCGGGGCATCCGGGTCGGTTTCGTCAGTCGTACGCCGCTGGAGGTGCTGCACGACACGAACGCGTTCCCGGCGAAGCTGCTCCCGGTGCAGGCGGCCGACGGCGGTGTACCGGTGTCGGAGGCGGGCCGGGGTTTCCTCGCCGTACAGACGGAGACCGGCGCCGGGCCGCTGCGGGTGGCCGTGGCCCACCTGAAGTCGAAGCTCCTGACGTATCCCGGCGATCGTTTCTTCCCCCGCGACGAGGGCGAACGGGCCCGCTACGGCGCCTACGCCCTCTACCGGCGGGCGGCGGAGGCGACGGCGCTGCGCGCGCTGGCGGACGTCCTGCTGGCCGGTGAAGGACGCCGGAGTGACGTGGCCGTCCTCGGCGACCTCAACGACGAGGTGCAGGCGGCGACGACGCAGATCCTGCTGGGCCCGCCCGGCTCGGAGATCGGCACGTCCGGTTTCAGGACGGCCGACAAGGGCGACGCCGGCCGCCTGTGGAACGTGGCGCCGCTCATCCCCGTCGAGCAGCGGTTCTCGCGGGTGAACTCCGGGCGGCGTGAGCTGATCGACCACATACTGTGCAGCCACCGTCTGGTCCACCGGGTGACGGCGGCGGGGACGGGGGCGCCGGGGGCCGGTGCGCGGGAGCTGCCGTCGGTCGGGGCGGATCCGAAGGAGCGGCGGGGCGAGGCGGGGTCGGATCACGCGCCGGTGTGGGTTCGGGTCGGGGACTGAGGGGTCCGGGACAGGGTGCGGGCCGCCGCGCCCATGTCAGCCGGCGAGCAGCGGCACGTCGGGGGCCGCGGGGCCCCGTAGCCCGACCCGGTCGCGCTCGTGCGCGAGCTCTTCCAGCAACTCGGCGAGATGGGCGGTGTGCCAGGGGGTGAGCCGACCCGAGTCGTGGAGGTGCACGGCGCACGCGGTGGTCGTGTCGACGAGCTGCTCGAGGGTGGCGACGATTTCGTCCGCGCCCTCCGTGTGCCGAGCGAGCGCGGGGAGTTCCGCGGCGGCGAGAGCGATGGCGGCCCGCGCCTCGGCGAGCGCACGGTAGGCCTCGCGGCGGAGGGTCCAGCGCAGGGCACGGTCACCGGAGCGGACCGGGTCACGGCCGTCGGGCACGTCATGGGGATCGGGCTGGAGCGCGGGACGGGCGTCGGAGTCACGCAGCACATGCGCGAGGTAGGCATGCGCCGCCCGGTTGGCCGCGGCGAGGCGTGCCCGCACTCCCCCGCCCCGCTGCCCCGGCATCGGCAGATGCCCCACGACCAGCACGATCGCGCAGGCCAGCAACGTCTCCCCGATCCGGCTCGCGGAAGCCTGCGGCTCGCCGCCCACCATCACCAGGGCGAGCACGAGAACGGTCACGACGGCGGTCTGGGCGGCGAAGTGCCGAGTGGCCACGGGAATGAGGGCGCCGCTGAGAGCCACGAGCGCGATGAGCCCCTCCGGCCGGGGCAGCACGGCCGCGAACCCGGCGAAGAGGAGAGCGCCCAGCACGGTGCCGACTGCCCGGGACAGCACGCGGGACGCGAGCGGCCCGAGGTCGGGCTTGACGAGGAACACGGCGGTGGCGGGCAGCCAGTACCAATGCTCGTGCTGCCCGTACCACTGGGCGTGGTGCAGGGCCTGGGCGATGGCGGCACTGGCCCCGAAGCACAGGGCGACGCGCAGCCCGTACTCCCTGCCCCCGGCCCCGAACACGGCTCGGCGGAGGTCCTTTGCCGTACGACGCCGGGTGTGCAGGTCGTCGCTGTTGCCCTCGCCCCGGTCGAAGGCATCGGCGGCATGCAGCAGGGCGTCGTCGAGGGCGCGCAGGGCGGGCGCGGACCGGGTGGGCGCGGGGAGGGGGCCGGTGTGCGTGTTGCCGCGTACGGCGGCGGCGAGGCGGCGGGGCCCTTCGCAGGCCCGGGCGGGCACTGGTTCCCCGGCCCAGGCGAGCGCGGTGGCGGCCTCGGCGAGGGGAAGGGCAGCCGCGTACTGTGCGTGCAGCCGCCGCTCGGCGGACGAGGAGGCGTACCGCCGCAGCCGGGGCCCGGTGAGGGCGTCCTGCGCGTGATCGAGAGCGGCGGTGAGCGCGACGCGCCGGGCGGTGGCCCGCTCGGTGCCCGCGGCGTCGAGGAGCTCGCCGACGGCGTCGTACACGGCGGCGACGGCGTCCCGCTCCCCGTCGAACCGGTAGTCGCCGGCGAGGGAACCGGGCGTGGGAAGCGCGAGCCGCAACGCGAGCAGCCACACGGCACCGGCGAGATAGGCGAGGGCCCGCTGCCACCCGGCCTCCGGCAACGGCATCCCGGCCCCGATGGCGGAGGCGACGAGCAACTGCGTACCGGCGCCGGAGGCGACGGGTCCGACGGCACTGATGCCGCCGGCGAAGAGCCCGAGGCCCGTGAGGAGAAGCGTGAGCGGGACGGCACCGATGTGCTCCCCGGCGTACGTCCCGACGAACAGCCCGGCCGCCCCTGCCAGCGCGGGCACCCCGAGCCGCTTGACGGAGACACGGCGGCTGCCGGGGCGGTCGTTGATGCCGGCGAGCATGGCCGCGATCGCGGCTACGACGCCGAGGGAGACACGGTCGGCGAGGACCGCGGCGAGAAGCAGGGGCCCGGCGGCCAACGCCCCTCGCACGACCGCACTCCAGGGAACGGGTCCGCGCTGGGTGCGGAGGGCGTGGGCGAGCCAGGGCGGAAGGGCGAGGACCGGGGCTGCACGGCGTGCGGGGCGGGACACGGGGCTCCTGTCGGGGCGAGGGCGGGGGTGTGCCTTCGGGCGACGGTGGCCGGGCTTGAGGCTGTGGTGTCCACGGTAGGGCGGGCTCTTGGAGGGGATGGGACGGTGACGTTTCGGGGATGTGACGATACGTGGAAACGCCACGTTCTTTATGAACGCAACTACGGGAAGGGAAGCACGCGGGCTGCCCTCAGCCCATGGCCCGCGCGAACAACGCCTCCGCCTCCGCGACCGCCTCGCCCAACCAGTCCGCGTCCGGGTCCGGGTCCGGGTCCAGAGACCCGATGACGCCGTCGACGCTCCGCACCCCCGCCCGCTCCAGCAACTGCTTCTCGTTCGTCACCCACTCCCCCCGCCCCGCCAACACCGCGTGCCCGGTCTGCACGGCAGCCGTGGCGATGGCCCCCGCGACCTCGGTGAGGCGGCCCGCCGGGGCGTGGTTGGCCTTCGCATAGCCGAGGGTGGCCAGGGCCGTGCCGTACCAGCGCTCGCTCGCCGTGTGGCGCAGCTTCTGCGGATAGCCGGCCGGTCGCGGCAGCGCACCCCGCAGCACCTGGTTGATCGCCAGCTCCGCGACGACCAGGTAGCTCGGAATGCCCGCGAGATGGAACAGCAACGGCTCCACCCGGAACCGCCCCTCCTCCGCCTCCGCCAACTCCCTCTCCACCACGTCGAGATCGCGGTAATGGACGTCGACGCGCCGTCCGTCGATCGTCAGCCACGCACCCCCGTTGAAGACACCGCCACCCCAGCCGCCGACCTCCGACACCTCGCCCTCCCAGCCGACCGCGCGCAGGTCCGCGGGATCGAAGGCGCCCCGGTAGTAGATCGCCAGGTCCCAGTCGCTGTCGGGCCTGTGGGTGCCCTGGGCTCGGGAGCCGCCGAGGGCGACGGCCCGGACGGTGGGGAGGGCGGCGAGGCGGTCGGCGGTGGTGTCGAGGAAGGCGGGGTCGGTGAGGGAGGGCATGCGCGCAGCGTACGTAGCCCTGCCGCCGCGCCTCCAGGCAATTACGCCCGTCGGCCTCACCCCGTCGCCGCCACCCCGAAGTCCGCCCCGGAGATGCCGCCCAGCCCTTCCGCGATCCGCACCAACGGCTCGCGCAGGGCGGCCAGTTCGGCCCTCATCGCGTCCGCCTGCGGCCACGCCGCCTCATGGTCGAGCGGAGCCACGTCCACCGGGCCTCGTACGCGGCGAGACGTGGGTGCCAGGTGCTGGTGAACGGCCGAATCGTCTCGTTGATCAGGGCGTACGCGAGGCTCCGGACCGTCGGCGCGCCGGTTGCCGAGCCGCGCTCCAGGCTCACGCTGTACGTGTGCAGCGTCGCGCGCGTGAAGTCGATCAGCGACTTCAGGGAGGTGACCGCCTCCCGCAGGCTCCCCGTCCCCGGCGCCAGCTCCTGCACCCCGATCCGGGTGACCAGCTCGACCTGGATGTCGTAGGCCGCCATCCGTTCCGACTCGCTGGGCGCTGGCATGGGTGCCTCCCTCCGGGTACCGGGGAAGGCCAGCGTAACCGGGTCACGCGCGTCGCGGCGGCCGCACAGGGTGCGCAGGGCGGCACGGCGGAGGGCCTCCGTGCGGGCGGGGGCCGGGTCGTGGTGGTGCCAGGCGTGCTGGGTCACGGGGTGCAGGGACCGGCGTTCGTCGGCTGCGGGGGTCAGCAGGCTGCGGGCGCGCAGTTCGCGGACGCCGCTGGCCGCGCGGCGGAGGGCGACGATCCGGGGGACGCGGTCGGCGGCGGCGAGGACGTGTGCCGCGTCGTCGGTGGTGAGGGGCAGCGGGTGGAGGGCGGCGGCGCAGCGCAGGACGTCGGCGGCGTCCGTGGTGTCCACGTCCCGTACGACGGCGCCGGTGACGTCTTCGTCGGCGAGGGTGTCGAGGAGGGAGCGGCCCCGGGCGTGCAGCCGGTCGTAGAGCGCGCCCGGGTGGTGGCCGGCCCGGACCGCACGGCCCAGCAGTCCCAGCGCGAGGGGATGGCCGTCGACGGCGTCGGCGAGCGCCTCGTCGCCCCCGGCCCCACGCGCGCGTGGGGAGGATCGAGCGGCCCCAGGTCGACCGGGGTGCCGAGCGTGTCGTAGGCGCGGCTGCGCAGGGTGAACAGGGTGTGGCCGAGGGGGTGCGGTGCCGACATCGCTGCGATGTCGCGGGCGGGGAGCCGGTCGGCGGGGGCGGCGTCGACGATCCACAGGAACGGTGCGTCGATGGCGTCGAAGTGAGCGAAGAGGCCACCTGCGCCTGCGCCGAGGGCGCGCACCGAATCCTCGTACGCCTCCCCGTCCACCCAGCACACGCCGCCGGGGTACGCCGCCTCGAAGCGCAGGGC contains the following coding sequences:
- a CDS encoding amidohydrolase, encoding MTPSPAEAPADLVITGCTVLVHDDQERIGFEEDAAIVVRGGVVEAVTTADAVRDRPAVERLDAPGQVALPGLVNCHTHAPMVALRGVAEDLPTEEWFNDVVWPVESNLTERDVELGARLACAEMIRGGVTCFADHYFSMDAVAAVVTECGIRAHLGEAYFSSQGPQGRERSLEFALRQRGGADGRITTALAPHAPYTVDDADLAATAELAREHGLPVHLHASENRDQAETSLARHGVTPIEVLQRTGILDVDVLIAHGTGILDRDLPVLGSASGHTAVATAPRGYLKFAWPTTTPVRALHDIGIPVGLATDGAASNNSLDVWESMALTALIQKSTTGDPRWLTARQALHHATLQSARAVGLGDAVGSIAPGRRADIILVDLTGPHTQPVHDLAATLVHSARSCDVRTTIVDGRVLMRDRELLTIDVPTVVRELGERMPALLDRSHGKRIQEYDT
- a CDS encoding FUSC family protein produces the protein MSRPARRAAPVLALPPWLAHALRTQRGPVPWSAVVRGALAAGPLLLAAVLADRVSLGVVAAIAAMLAGINDRPGSRRVSVKRLGVPALAGAAGLFVGTYAGEHIGAVPLTLLLTGLGLFAGGISAVGPVASGAGTQLLVASAIGAGMPLPEAGWQRALAYLAGAVWLLALRLALPTPGSLAGDYRFDGERDAVAAVYDAVGELLDAAGTERATARRVALTAALDHAQDALTGPRLRRYASSSAERRLHAQYAAALPLAEAATALAWAGEPVPARACEGPRRLAAAVRGNTHTGPLPAPTRSAPALRALDDALLHAADAFDRGEGNSDDLHTRRRTAKDLRRAVFGAGGREYGLRVALCFGASAAIAQALHHAQWYGQHEHWYWLPATAVFLVKPDLGPLASRVLSRAVGTVLGALLFAGFAAVLPRPEGLIALVALSGALIPVATRHFAAQTAVVTVLVLALVMVGGEPQASASRIGETLLACAIVLVVGHLPMPGQRGGGVRARLAAANRAAHAYLAHVLRDSDARPALQPDPHDVPDGRDPVRSGDRALRWTLRREAYRALAEARAAIALAAAELPALARHTEGADEIVATLEQLVDTTTACAVHLHDSGRLTPWHTAHLAELLEELAHERDRVGLRGPAAPDVPLLAG
- a CDS encoding endonuclease/exonuclease/phosphatase family protein, which encodes MLLGTWNLENLYRPGGAFGPKDKATYETKLAALAATVTELDPALLAVQEVGEPDALRDLVGMLAGDWHVALSEHADGRGIRVGFVSRTPLEVLHDTNAFPAKLLPVQAADGGVPVSEAGRGFLAVQTETGAGPLRVAVAHLKSKLLTYPGDRFFPRDEGERARYGAYALYRRAAEATALRALADVLLAGEGRRSDVAVLGDLNDEVQAATTQILLGPPGSEIGTSGFRTADKGDAGRLWNVAPLIPVEQRFSRVNSGRRELIDHILCSHRLVHRVTAAGTGAPGAGARELPSVGADPKERRGEAGSDHAPVWVRVGD
- a CDS encoding nucleotidyltransferase domain-containing protein, with translation MPSLTDPAFLDTTADRLAALPTVRAVALGGSRAQGTHRPDSDWDLAIYYRGAFDPADLRAVGWEGEVSEVGGWGGGVFNGGAWLTIDGRRVDVHYRDLDVVERELAEAEEGRFRVEPLLFHLAGIPSYLVVAELAINQVLRGALPRPAGYPQKLRHTASERWYGTALATLGYAKANHAPAGRLTEVAGAIATAAVQTGHAVLAGRGEWVTNEKQLLERAGVRSVDGVIGSLDPDPDPDADWLGEAVAEAEALFARAMG